Proteins encoded by one window of Rubinisphaera margarita:
- a CDS encoding peptidylprolyl isomerase: MAPAVGQAADPQAPEQFFVKLETSVGDVVIEVNRAWAPIGADHFYKGVKEGFYNDVRFFRVVPEFIVQFGINGDPETQAKWDQEVLKDDPVTQKNVRGTLTYATAGPNTRTTQLFINLGENTFLDGQGFSPFGRVVSGMENVDKINAEYGEKPRQDYIEQLGNRYLNEYFPKLDYIKKASIVER; encoded by the coding sequence GTGGCTCCCGCCGTCGGCCAGGCTGCCGATCCCCAGGCTCCCGAACAGTTTTTCGTGAAGCTCGAAACCTCCGTTGGTGATGTTGTCATCGAGGTCAATCGTGCCTGGGCACCTATTGGAGCTGACCATTTTTACAAAGGTGTGAAGGAAGGTTTTTACAACGACGTCCGCTTTTTCCGCGTCGTGCCGGAATTCATCGTCCAGTTCGGAATTAATGGCGATCCGGAAACTCAGGCCAAGTGGGATCAGGAAGTCCTGAAGGACGATCCCGTCACGCAGAAGAACGTTCGCGGCACTCTGACCTACGCAACCGCCGGTCCGAACACCCGCACCACTCAGCTGTTCATCAATCTGGGCGAAAACACGTTCCTGGATGGACAGGGCTTCTCGCCATTCGGACGTGTCGTGTCCGGCATGGAGAATGTCGACAAGATCAACGCTGAGTACGGCGAAAAGCCGCGTCAGGATTACATCGAACAGCTCGGTAACCGGTACCTCAACGAGTACTTCCCGAAGCTCGACTACATCAAGAAGGCTTCGATCGTCGAACGCTAA